One part of the Dermacentor andersoni chromosome 2, qqDerAnde1_hic_scaffold, whole genome shotgun sequence genome encodes these proteins:
- the LOC126541717 gene encoding thiosulfate:glutathione sulfurtransferase-like, which translates to MFFKPVLSVVRSNRVPWLLGRSLASTAVAGFQSKQAVVLKACSTKMCRSVHTGPCIVGTRPVTTSSVNFQDLSYEDLKALLQGGDIQLIDVREPAEVAASGKIGNAINIPLGQVKDALLMTEEAFQKTYHAQKPQSYDHNIVFYGLGPIKSHAALKLAHKAGYTHAREYSAGWEDYQAKKGR; encoded by the exons ATGTTTTTCAAGCCTGTTTTGTCCGTGGTCCGCTCGAATCGGGTCCCATGGCTGCTGGGACGGAGTCTGGCTAGTACGGCAGTGGCGGGATTTCAGTCGAAACAAGCAGTCGTTCTCAAGGCGTGTTCTACTAAGATGTGCCGTTCCGTGCATACCGGTCCCT GTATTGTGGGCACTCGCCCTGTGACAACGTCGAGTGTCAACTTCCAGGACCTAAGCTATGAAGACCTCAAGGCTCTGCTGCAAGGTGGCGACATCCAACTAATTGACGTGCGTGAGCCTGCAGAGGTGGCTGCCTCCGGCAAAATTGGCAATGCCATCAACATTCCAT TGGGACAAGTGAAAGATGCTCTCCTCATGACCGAGGAGGCCTTCCAGAAGACCTACCATGCACAGAAGCCCCAAAGTTATGACCACAACATTGTGTTCTACGGCCTTGGCCCCATCAAGAGCCATGCTGCACTCAAGCTCGCTCACAAAGCCGGCTATACACA TGCCCGGGAGTACAGCGCCGGCTGGGAGGATTACCAGGCAAAGAAGGGCAGGTGA